One window of Ziziphus jujuba cultivar Dongzao chromosome 5, ASM3175591v1 genomic DNA carries:
- the LOC107421222 gene encoding boron transporter 4, with amino-acid sequence MDNFRRPFKGIIKDIKGRAACYKDDWFGPSCFDIGILAPTAYIFFASALPVIAFGEQLNRETDGKLSTVETLSSTALCGIIHSIFGGQPLLILGVAEPTVIMYSYLYNFSKDNDQLGPKLYLPWAGWVCVWTALFLVLLAIFNACTIITRFTRLAGELFGMLIAVLFMQEAIKGIINEFRIPKREDPNLEAFEYQWLYANGLLSIIFSFGLLYTAIKSRKARSWKYGTGPIRGFIADYGVPCMVLLWTIMSYSVPSRLPDRLPRRLRSPLFWDSEATDHWSVMKDMPNVPVAYIFAAIIPAVMVAGLYFFDHSVASQMAQQKEFNLKKPSAYHYDMLLLGIMTLICGLLGLPPSNGVLPQSPMHTKSLAVLRRRLIRRRMVKSAKECIKQQATNTEIYGKMQAVFIEMDASPTATELDGLKEAVMKAEDGGDSNTKFDPEKHIDAYLPVRVNEQRVSNLMQSVIVGLAALAMPIIKKIPTSLLWGYFAYMAIDSLPGSQFWERFTLLFVMPDRRYKVLEGPHASYVEKVPYKYIAIFTIFQLVYLLICFGVTWIPIAGILFPVPFFLLISIRERLLPKLFQPYHLQELDASEYEEIAGAPHRNRSISLTERDLPDADNDNTAEDIYDAEVLDEMTTSRGELKLRTVSHNEDRFSQVHPEDVVRI; translated from the exons ATGGATAACTTCAGAAGACCATTTAAAGGAATAATCAAGGACATCAAAGGAAGAGCAGCATGTTACAAGGATGACTGGTTTGGTCCGTCATGCTTTGATATTGG GATATTGGCTCCAACCGCATATATTTTCTTTGCTTCTGCGCTTCCCGTTATTGCATTTGGAGAGCAACTGAACAGGGAAACAG atgGAAAATTGAGCACAGTAGAGACTTTATCTTCTACCGCACTCTGTGGAATCATCCATTCGATATTTGGTGGACAACCTTTGTTGATCTTGGGAGTTGCAGAGCCAACTGTGATAATGTACAGTTATTTGTACAATTTCAGCAAAGATAATGACCAGTTGGGACCAAAGCTGTATTTACCTTGGGCGGGTTG GGTCTGTGTCTGGACAGCGCTTTTTCTGGTTCTTCTTGCAATTTTCAATGCTTGTACAATCATAACCAGATTCACACGGCTTGCTGGGGAACTTTTTGGCATGTTGATTGCTGTTCTGTTTATGCAAGAGGCCATTAAa GGAATCATAAACGAATTTAGAATCCCCAAACGTGAAGATCCGAATTTGGAAGCCTTTGAATACCAATGGCTCTATGCAAATGGACTGCTTTCGATCATTTTCTCCTTCGGTCTGCTTTATACGGCCATTAAAAGCAGAAAAGCAAGATCATGGAAGTATGGTACAG GACCGATTCGCGGTTTCATTGCAGATTATGGTGTTCCTTGCATGGTTTTGTTATGGACAATAATGTCTTACAGTGTTCCTAGTAGACTTCCTGACAGGCTTCCTAGGAGACTCAGGTCTCCACTTTTCTGGGACTCTGAAGCAACAGACCATTGGAGCGTAATGAAG GACATGCCGAACGTTCCAGTGGCATATATTTTCGCTGCTATTATACCAGCCGTGATGGTTGCAGGACTGTACTTTTTCGACCACAGTGTGGCTTCACAAATGGCACAACAGAAGGAGTTTAATCTCAAGAAACCATCTGCATACCATTACGATATGCTATTGCTCGGTATCATG ACTTTGATTTGTGGGTTGCTTGGTCTTCCTCCTTCAAATGGTGTCCTTCCACAGTCCCCTATGCACACCAAGAGTCTTGCTGTTCTCCGAAGGAGG CTAATCCGGCGGAGGATGGTAAAGAGTGCCAAGGAATGCATCAAACAACAAGCGACCAACACTGAAATCTATGGGAAGATGCAAGCAGTGTTCATAGAGATGGACGCCTCTCCAACC GCTACTGAGTTAGATGGCCTAAAAGAGGCTGTAATGAAAGCTGAAGATGGAGGAGATTCAAACACCAAATTTGATCCTGAGAAACATATCGATGCTTATTTGCCCGTTCGGGTCAATGAACAAAGAGTGAGCAACTTGATGCAGTCTGTGATAGTGGGATTAGCAGCTTTGGCCAtgccaataataaaaaagataccTACTTCACTTCTTTGGGGATATTTTGCATACATGGCTATTGATAGTCTCCCAGGGAGTCAGTTCTGGGAAAGGTTTACACTGCTCTTTGTCATGCCAGACCGACGGTACAA GGTATTGGAAGGCCCTCATGCCTCATACGTTGAAAAGGTTCCATATAAGTACATCGCCATATTCACAATCTTTCAACTTGTATACCTTCTTATTTGTTTTGGGGTGACATGGATTCCTATAGCTGGAATATTGTTCCCTGTGCCATTCTTCCTTCTTATAAGCATAAGAGAACGCTTGCTCCCCAAGCTATTCCAGCCTTACCATCTTCAGGAACTGGATGCATCTGAGTATGAAGAAATTGCTGGTGCTCCACACCGTAACCGAAGCATATCTCTCACG GAAAGAGATCTACCTGATGCCGATAACGATAATACAGCTGAAGATATCTATGATGCTGAAGTATTGGATGAAATGACTACCAGTAGAGGAGAGTTGAAGCTGAGAACAGTAAGCCACAATGAAGACAGGTTCTCCCAG GTTCACCCAGAAGATGTTGTACGAATATAA